From a region of the Dunckerocampus dactyliophorus isolate RoL2022-P2 chromosome 20, RoL_Ddac_1.1, whole genome shotgun sequence genome:
- the tekt2 gene encoding tektin-2 isoform X2, protein MFIIMKLQSTFLVEQYVDLNAIQVDLLAVMCWGHFSVRHCVVWLPRDGLMPLLWKPPKQHQLAEHSGTSRYYCSGTMSKHPEKPSVHYSVPEWCNNNNQLSATAQIEQQLSNVIRQESRSLRNDTNCKTLWDESDTSSRLSDRVWEVARWKELLVSCAHKVDEEMEALTLSKTRTEETLAATTVPLEVSLESLTLREGRPGLELVNDPVEEQLKNEVHVIERVQQVLQQHIDEAFEQLCILQKIRQQLTADLQNKMETLDIDTSCLALTITSSQISLKPNPTRIPAGSCTPHEWVKFSQLNLARAQEAMRMSQQMRDDMSLSRVNMQNDLKKQQRATEFALRKRNHQEQQASSELQWQLKNTEDEIAEMESDIFRLDADLQAKMAPLKLAHTRLENRTYRPGMDLCRDEAQRTLVEEVNQLQATIATLKKKLSEAQHSLQRLKLHHNKLLQDLARKKEALALEQRCINVRSRLIPILHGDDTPVPLVLLTNSSGRSTQHLKAQ, encoded by the exons atgtttataaTTATGAAATTACAATCAACCTTCTTAGTTGAACAATATGTGGATTTAAATGCCATACAAGTTGACTTGCTTGCTGTTATGTGCTGGGGCCATTTTTCAGTGCGACATTGTGTAGTCTGGTTGCCCAGGGACGGCCTGATGCCGTTGCTATGGAAACCGCCCAAGCAACACCAGCTCGCCGAACATTCTGGAACTTCACG ATATTATTGCAGTGGTACCATGTCCAAACATCCTGAGAAGCCCAGCGTGCACTACAGTGTGCCAGAGtggtgcaacaacaacaaccagcTGTCTGCCACTGCACAAATCGAGCAGCAGCTGTCAAATGTAATCCGCCAAGAGAGCAGATCACTACGCAACGACACTAACTGTAAG ACATTGTGGGATGAGAGTGATACCTCCAGCAGGTTGAGCGATCGGGTCTGGGAGGTTGCAAGATGGAAAGAGCTGCTCGTATCATGTGCACATAAAGTGGATGAAGAGATGGAAGCGCTGACATTG TCTAAAACCCGAACCGAGGAGACCTTGGCTGCCACTACtgttcccctggaggtcagccTGGAGAGCCTTACCCTGAGGGAGGGCAGGCCAGGACTCGAGCTGGTCAATGACCCTGTGGAGGAGCAGTTAAAAAACGAGGTGCACGTCATCGAAAGAGTGCAGCAAGTTCTGCAGCAGCATATTGACGAAGCCTTTGAGCAGCTCTG TATTTTGCAGAAAATTCGACAGCAGCTAACTGCGGACCTGCAAAACAAGATGGAAACTCTGGATATTGACACGTCCTGTCTGGCACTTACAATAACGTCCTCCCAGATCTCCCTGAAGCCCAATCCCACTCGAATACCTGCAGG CTCCTGCACACCACATGAGTGGGTCAAATTCAGCCAGCTGAATTTGGCTCGGGCCCAGGAGGCAATGCGGATGTCCCAGCAGATGAGGGATGACATGAGTCTCTCCAGAGTGAAT ATGCAGAATGATTTGAAGAAGCAGCAAAGAGCCACAGAGTTTGCACTTCGTAAGCGCAATCACCAAGAACAACAGGCTTCCAGTGAGCTTCAGtggcagttgaaaaat ACTGAAGATGAGATAGCAGAGATGGAGAGCGACATCTTCAGACTGGATGCTGATTTGCAGGCCAAGATGGCCCCACTGAAGTTAGCCCACACCAGACTGGAGAACAGAACCTACAGACCAGGCATGGACCTCTGCAGAGATGAG GCGCAGCGTACCCTTGTTGAGGAAGTCAATCAGCTGCAGGCTACGATTGCCACTTTGAAGAAGAAGCTGTCTGAAGCTCA ACACTCATTGCAGAGGCTGAAGCTCCATCACAACAAACTCTTACAGGATCTGGCCAGGAAAAAGGAAGCCTTGGCTCTGGAGCAGCGTTGCATAAACGTTCGCAGCCGCCTCATCCCAATATTACACGGCGATGACACCCCGGTACCACTGGTCCTGCTCACTAACTCTAGCGGGAGGAGCACCCAGCATCTTAAGGCTCAATAG
- the si:dkey-211g8.9 gene encoding free fatty acid receptor 3 — translation MHVAVKDCVALSIYSFTFLLGLPANLLVLFVYVRKARKRGATPNVVYALNLCLANLALVAWLPIKALETLFQDWRLPAPVCLVYSFFLFSSLYGSCLFITAVTMGRYLSIAFPIIYKRYRRARISCFISAALWALVLLHLGIGLVAEGGANFVSIKDDALACYDHFNASQLAVLLPLRLEMAIVLFLLPLMATSFCTLRCVTLVWRSNLRPMGKKRVLTVALSTLAVFVVCYAPYNASHIVGFALGENVEWRTYAMLTSSCNVFLEPAVMLMLSPAMSRGIMGRMCGGQSIEGGRQNCTTPTVAHVRSPATTTERSQAGAEGPKLSQE, via the coding sequence ATGCACGTGGCTGTCAAGGACTGTGTCGCGCTCTCAATCTATTCTTTCACTTTCCTGCTGGGTCTTCCTGCCAACCTGTTGGTTCTCTTCGTGTACGTCCGGAAGGCCCGCAAGCGTGGCGCCACACCCAATGTGGTCTACGCCCTCAACTTGTGCCTGGCCAACCTGGCACTAGTGGCCTGGTTGCCCATCAAGGCCTTGGAGACTTTATTTCAGGACTGGAGGCTCCCGGCCCCTGTGTGCCTTGTCTAtagcttcttcctcttctcctcgCTCTATGGGAGCTGCCTGTTCATCACGGCGGTGACGATGGGGCGCTATCTCAGCATCGCCTTCCCCATTATCTACAAGCGATACCGCCGTGCTCGCATCTCGTGCTTCATCAGCGCTGCCCTGTGGGCTTTGGTGCTGCTTCACCTCGGCATAGGCCTGGTGGCTGAAGGTGGAGCCAACTTTGTCTCTATTAAGGATGACGCTTTGGCATGCTATGATCACTTCAACGCCTCCCAGCTGGCTGTGCTGCTGCCCCTACGCTTGGAGATGGCCATCGTCCTTTTTCTCCTTCCTCTGATGGCGACGTCCTTCTGCACGCTGCGCTGCGTCACCCTGGTGTGGCGCTCCAACTTGCGGCCCATGGGGAAGAAGCGAGTCCTCACAGTGGCGCTCTCCACGCTGGCTGTGTTCGTGGTGTGCTACGCCCCCTACAACGCCTCACACATTGTCGGGTTTGCGTTGGGGGAGAACGTGGAGTGGAGAACCTACGCCATGCTGACAAGCTCTTGCAATGTGTTCCTGGAGCCGGCCGTCATGCTGATGCTGTCACCAGCCATGTCTCGGGGCATCATGGGAAGAATGTGTGGAGGGCAAAGCATCGAAGGCGGTCGCCAGAATTGCACCACCCCAACTGTGGCTCATGTCAGGTCACCAGCGACAACCACTGAGAGGAGTCAGGCTGGTGCTGAGGGGCCGAAACTGAGTCAGGAATGA
- the tekt2 gene encoding tektin-2 isoform X1: MFIIMKLQSTFLVEQYVDLNAIQVDLLAVMCWGHFSVRHCVVWLPRDGLMPLLWKPPKQHQLAEHSGTSRYYCSGTMSKHPEKPSVHYSVPEWCNNNNQLSATAQIEQQLSNVIRQESRSLRNDTNCKVGSCRCRREEVKCPGHLHKFGKVFLCVCVCVCVCPFAIQTLWDESDTSSRLSDRVWEVARWKELLVSCAHKVDEEMEALTLSKTRTEETLAATTVPLEVSLESLTLREGRPGLELVNDPVEEQLKNEVHVIERVQQVLQQHIDEAFEQLCILQKIRQQLTADLQNKMETLDIDTSCLALTITSSQISLKPNPTRIPAGSCTPHEWVKFSQLNLARAQEAMRMSQQMRDDMSLSRVNMQNDLKKQQRATEFALRKRNHQEQQASSELQWQLKNTEDEIAEMESDIFRLDADLQAKMAPLKLAHTRLENRTYRPGMDLCRDEAQRTLVEEVNQLQATIATLKKKLSEAQHSLQRLKLHHNKLLQDLARKKEALALEQRCINVRSRLIPILHGDDTPVPLVLLTNSSGRSTQHLKAQ, from the exons atgtttataaTTATGAAATTACAATCAACCTTCTTAGTTGAACAATATGTGGATTTAAATGCCATACAAGTTGACTTGCTTGCTGTTATGTGCTGGGGCCATTTTTCAGTGCGACATTGTGTAGTCTGGTTGCCCAGGGACGGCCTGATGCCGTTGCTATGGAAACCGCCCAAGCAACACCAGCTCGCCGAACATTCTGGAACTTCACG ATATTATTGCAGTGGTACCATGTCCAAACATCCTGAGAAGCCCAGCGTGCACTACAGTGTGCCAGAGtggtgcaacaacaacaaccagcTGTCTGCCACTGCACAAATCGAGCAGCAGCTGTCAAATGTAATCCGCCAAGAGAGCAGATCACTACGCAACGACACTAACTGTAAGGTCGGTTCTTGTCGATGCCGCCGTGAAGAAGTCAAGTGTCCAGGTCATCTCCATAAATTTGgcaaggtttttttgtgtgtgtgtgtgtgtgtgtgtgtgtgtccttttgCCATACAGACATTGTGGGATGAGAGTGATACCTCCAGCAGGTTGAGCGATCGGGTCTGGGAGGTTGCAAGATGGAAAGAGCTGCTCGTATCATGTGCACATAAAGTGGATGAAGAGATGGAAGCGCTGACATTG TCTAAAACCCGAACCGAGGAGACCTTGGCTGCCACTACtgttcccctggaggtcagccTGGAGAGCCTTACCCTGAGGGAGGGCAGGCCAGGACTCGAGCTGGTCAATGACCCTGTGGAGGAGCAGTTAAAAAACGAGGTGCACGTCATCGAAAGAGTGCAGCAAGTTCTGCAGCAGCATATTGACGAAGCCTTTGAGCAGCTCTG TATTTTGCAGAAAATTCGACAGCAGCTAACTGCGGACCTGCAAAACAAGATGGAAACTCTGGATATTGACACGTCCTGTCTGGCACTTACAATAACGTCCTCCCAGATCTCCCTGAAGCCCAATCCCACTCGAATACCTGCAGG CTCCTGCACACCACATGAGTGGGTCAAATTCAGCCAGCTGAATTTGGCTCGGGCCCAGGAGGCAATGCGGATGTCCCAGCAGATGAGGGATGACATGAGTCTCTCCAGAGTGAAT ATGCAGAATGATTTGAAGAAGCAGCAAAGAGCCACAGAGTTTGCACTTCGTAAGCGCAATCACCAAGAACAACAGGCTTCCAGTGAGCTTCAGtggcagttgaaaaat ACTGAAGATGAGATAGCAGAGATGGAGAGCGACATCTTCAGACTGGATGCTGATTTGCAGGCCAAGATGGCCCCACTGAAGTTAGCCCACACCAGACTGGAGAACAGAACCTACAGACCAGGCATGGACCTCTGCAGAGATGAG GCGCAGCGTACCCTTGTTGAGGAAGTCAATCAGCTGCAGGCTACGATTGCCACTTTGAAGAAGAAGCTGTCTGAAGCTCA ACACTCATTGCAGAGGCTGAAGCTCCATCACAACAAACTCTTACAGGATCTGGCCAGGAAAAAGGAAGCCTTGGCTCTGGAGCAGCGTTGCATAAACGTTCGCAGCCGCCTCATCCCAATATTACACGGCGATGACACCCCGGTACCACTGGTCCTGCTCACTAACTCTAGCGGGAGGAGCACCCAGCATCTTAAGGCTCAATAG
- the ago3b gene encoding protein argonaute-3 isoform X2 translates to MESGTTGAARAQALFSLPRRPGYGTIGKPIKLLANCFQVDIPKIDVYLYEVDVKPDKCPRRVNREVVGSMVQHFKVTIFGDHLPVYDGKKSLYTANPLPVATGGVDLDVTLPGEGGKDRPFKVTMRFVSLVSWHLLHDVLMGRGVSEPLDLEKPLSNNPVHAVDVVLRHLPSMKYTPVGRSFFSSPEGYDHPLGGGREVWFGFHQSVRPAMWKMMLNIDVSATAFYKAQPVIQFMCEVLDIHNIDEQPRPLTDSHRVKFTKEIKGLKVEVTHCGTMRRKYRVCNVTRRPASLQTFPLQLENGQTVERTVAQYFREKYNLHLKYPHLPCLQVGQEQKHTYLPLEVCNVVAGQRCIKKLTDNQTSTMIKATARSAPDRQEEISRLVRSANYDADPFVQEFQFHIRDEMAQVTGRVLPAPMLQYGGRNRTVATPSHGVWDMRGKQFHTGVEIKIWAIACFATQRQCREEILKSFTDQLRKISKDAGMPIQGQPCFCKYAQGADSVEPMFRHLKNTYLGLQLIIVILPGKTPVYAEVKRVGDTLLGMATQCVQVKNVVKTSPQTLSNLCLKINVKLGGINNILVPHQRPSVFQQPIIFLGADVTHPPAGDGKKPSIAAVVGSMDAHPSRYCATVRVQRPRQEVIQDLASMVRELLIQFYKSTRYKPTRLIFYRDGVSEGQFRQVLYYELLAIREACISLEKEYQPGITYIVVQKRHHTRLFCADRNERVGRSGNIPAGTTVDTDITHPYEFDFYLCSHAGIQGTSRPSHYHVLWDDNCFTADEFQLLTYQLCHTYVRCTRSVSIPAPAYYAHLVAFRARYHLVDKEHDSAEGSHISGQSNGRDPQALAKAVQIHHDTLRTMYFA, encoded by the exons ATGGAAAGCGGAACAACAG GAGCCGCTAGAGCCCAAGCCCTTTTTTCATTGCCACGGCGACCCGGCTATGGCACCATTGGGAAGCCCATCAAGCTTCTTGCCAACTGTTTCCAGGTTGACATCCCCAAGATTGACGTCTACCTCTATGAAGTGGACGTCAAACCTGACAAATGTCCTCGCAGGGTAAACAG GGAGGTGGTGGGCTCCATGGTTCAGCACTTCAAGGTAACCATCTTTGGTGACCATCTTCCAGTTTATGATGGGAAGAAAAGCCTCTACACCGCTAACCCACTTCCTGTTGCCACTGGTGGG GTTGATTTGGATGTCACCCTCCCAGGGGAGGGTGGGAAGGACCGTCCATTTAAGGTCACCATGAGGTTTGTATCATTGGTCAGCTGGCATCTGCTGCACGATGTCCTGATGGGACGTGGAGTATCTGAACCGCTGGACCTGGAGAAACCCCTCAGCAACAACCCAGTGCATGCCGTTGATGTTGTTCTGCGACATCTGCCCTCCATGAA GTACACCCCTGTTGGACGATCCTTCTTCTCCTCCCCCGAGGGCTATGACCACCCGCTCGGTGGAGGCAGGGAGGTTTGGTTTGGCTTCCACCAGTCTGTACGACCGGCCATGTGGAAGATGATGCTCAACATCGATG TGTCCGCCACCGCTTTTTATAAAGCCCAGCCAGTCATCCAGTTCATGTGTGAGGTCCTCGACATTCACAACATTGACGAGCAGCCTCGCCCTCTCACCGATTCCCACAGGGTCAAATTCACCAAAGAGATCAAAG GTTTGAAAGTGGAAGTAACACACTGTGGAACGATGCGTAGGAAGTACAGAGTCTGCAATGTAACGAGACGCCCAGCAAGCCTTCAAAC TTTCCCTTTGCAACTGGAGAATGGCCAGACAGTTGAACGCACAGTGGCACAATACTTCAGAgagaagtacaatttgcatcTCAAGTATCCCCACCTGCCTTGCCTGCAGGTGGGCCAAGAGCAGAAACACACCTACCTGCCCCTCGAG GTGTGTAATGTTGTTGCTGGTCAGCGCTGCATTAAAAAACTGACAGACAACCAGACATCCACCATGATAAAAGCAACAGCCCGCTCTGCCCCAGACAGACAGGAGGAGATCAGCCGCCTG GTGCGGAGTGCCAATTACGATGCTGATCCATTTGTCCAGGAGTTCCAGTTCCATATACGTGATGAGATGGCTCAGGTGACTGGCCGCGTCCTGCCGGCCCCCATGCTGCAATATGGCGGCAGG AACCGCACGGTGGCCACGCCCAGTCACGGGGTGTGGGACATGAGGGGGAAGCAGTTTCACACCGGAGTGGAGATCAAGATATGGGCCATTGCCTGTTTCGCCACCCAGAGGCAGTGCCGTGAAGAGATTCTCAA GAGCTTCACTGACCAGCTGCGGAAGATCTCAAAGGATGCTGGGATGCCCATCCAGGGCCAACcatgtttttgtaaatatgccCAGGGTGCTGACAGTGTGGAGCCCATGTTCAGACACCTGAAGAATACGTACCTGGGCCTGCAGCTAATCATCGTAATCCTCCCTGGCAAAACTCCTGTCTATG CTGAGGTAAAGCGGGTCGGAGACACCCTCCTTGGCATGGCCACTCAGTGTGTCCAGGTGAAGAATGTAGTGAAGACCTCGCCGCAGACACTGTCCAACCTCTGCCTCAAGATCAATGTCAAGCTCGGAGGCATCAATAACATCCTAGTTCCTCACCAACG ACCCTCCGTGTTCCAGCAGCCTATCATCTTCCTTGGGGCTGACGTCACTCATCCTCCAGCAGGAGATGGAAAGAAGCCATCTATTGCAGCG GTGGTTGGTAGCATGGATGCCCACCCCAGCAGGTACTGCGCTACAGTGCGAGTCCAGAGACCCAGACAGGAAGTCATCCAAGACTTGGCGTCCATGGTGCGAGAGCTCTTGATCCAGTTCTACAAATCGACCCGCTACAAGCCAACCAGGCTTATCTTTTACAGGGACGGTGTGTCTGAGGGCCAGTTCAGACAG GTGCTATACTATGAGCTACTAGCTATCAGGGAGGCCTGCATCAGTCTGGAGAAGGAATACCAGCCTGGGATTACCTATATTGTTGTACAAAAACGACATCACACTCGTCTCTTCTGTGCCGATCGCAATGAGCGG GTTGGAAGAAGCGGAAACATTCCTGCAGGCACGACGGTGGACACAGACATCACTCACCCTTATGAATTTGACTTTTACCTCTGCAGTCATGCTGGAATCCAA GGCACAAGCAGGCCGTCCCACTATCACGTGTTGTGGGATGACAACTGTTTTACTGCCGATGAGTTCCAGCTCCTCACCTACCAGCTGTGCCACACCTACGTACGCTGCACGCGTTCTGTCTCCATCCCAGCACCGGCCTACTACGCCCACCTGGTGGCCTTCCGTGCACGCTACCACTTGGTGGACAAAGAGCATGACAG TGCGGAGGGCAGCCACATCTCAGGGCAGAGTAACGGCAGGGACCCCCAGGCACTGGCCAAGGCCGTGCAGATCCACCACGACACACTGAGGACCATGTACTTTGCCTGA
- the ago3b gene encoding protein argonaute-3 isoform X1, producing MESGTTGAARAQALFSLPRRPGYGTIGKPIKLLANCFQVDIPKIDVYLYEVDVKPDKCPRRVNREVVGSMVQHFKVTIFGDHLPVYDGKKSLYTANPLPVATGGVDLDVTLPGEGGKDRPFKVTMRFVSLVSWHLLHDVLMGRGVSEPLDLEKPLSNNPVHAVDVVLRHLPSMKYTPVGRSFFSSPEGYDHPLGGGREVWFGFHQSVRPAMWKMMLNIDVSATAFYKAQPVIQFMCEVLDIHNIDEQPRPLTDSHRVKFTKEIKGLKVEVTHCGTMRRKYRVCNVTRRPASLQTFPLQLENGQTVERTVAQYFREKYNLHLKYPHLPCLQVGQEQKHTYLPLEVCNVVAGQRCIKKLTDNQTSTMIKATARSAPDRQEEISRLVRSANYDADPFVQEFQFHIRDEMAQVTGRVLPAPMLQYGGRVSSEPFMNRTVATPSHGVWDMRGKQFHTGVEIKIWAIACFATQRQCREEILKSFTDQLRKISKDAGMPIQGQPCFCKYAQGADSVEPMFRHLKNTYLGLQLIIVILPGKTPVYAEVKRVGDTLLGMATQCVQVKNVVKTSPQTLSNLCLKINVKLGGINNILVPHQRPSVFQQPIIFLGADVTHPPAGDGKKPSIAAVVGSMDAHPSRYCATVRVQRPRQEVIQDLASMVRELLIQFYKSTRYKPTRLIFYRDGVSEGQFRQVLYYELLAIREACISLEKEYQPGITYIVVQKRHHTRLFCADRNERVGRSGNIPAGTTVDTDITHPYEFDFYLCSHAGIQGTSRPSHYHVLWDDNCFTADEFQLLTYQLCHTYVRCTRSVSIPAPAYYAHLVAFRARYHLVDKEHDSAEGSHISGQSNGRDPQALAKAVQIHHDTLRTMYFA from the exons ATGGAAAGCGGAACAACAG GAGCCGCTAGAGCCCAAGCCCTTTTTTCATTGCCACGGCGACCCGGCTATGGCACCATTGGGAAGCCCATCAAGCTTCTTGCCAACTGTTTCCAGGTTGACATCCCCAAGATTGACGTCTACCTCTATGAAGTGGACGTCAAACCTGACAAATGTCCTCGCAGGGTAAACAG GGAGGTGGTGGGCTCCATGGTTCAGCACTTCAAGGTAACCATCTTTGGTGACCATCTTCCAGTTTATGATGGGAAGAAAAGCCTCTACACCGCTAACCCACTTCCTGTTGCCACTGGTGGG GTTGATTTGGATGTCACCCTCCCAGGGGAGGGTGGGAAGGACCGTCCATTTAAGGTCACCATGAGGTTTGTATCATTGGTCAGCTGGCATCTGCTGCACGATGTCCTGATGGGACGTGGAGTATCTGAACCGCTGGACCTGGAGAAACCCCTCAGCAACAACCCAGTGCATGCCGTTGATGTTGTTCTGCGACATCTGCCCTCCATGAA GTACACCCCTGTTGGACGATCCTTCTTCTCCTCCCCCGAGGGCTATGACCACCCGCTCGGTGGAGGCAGGGAGGTTTGGTTTGGCTTCCACCAGTCTGTACGACCGGCCATGTGGAAGATGATGCTCAACATCGATG TGTCCGCCACCGCTTTTTATAAAGCCCAGCCAGTCATCCAGTTCATGTGTGAGGTCCTCGACATTCACAACATTGACGAGCAGCCTCGCCCTCTCACCGATTCCCACAGGGTCAAATTCACCAAAGAGATCAAAG GTTTGAAAGTGGAAGTAACACACTGTGGAACGATGCGTAGGAAGTACAGAGTCTGCAATGTAACGAGACGCCCAGCAAGCCTTCAAAC TTTCCCTTTGCAACTGGAGAATGGCCAGACAGTTGAACGCACAGTGGCACAATACTTCAGAgagaagtacaatttgcatcTCAAGTATCCCCACCTGCCTTGCCTGCAGGTGGGCCAAGAGCAGAAACACACCTACCTGCCCCTCGAG GTGTGTAATGTTGTTGCTGGTCAGCGCTGCATTAAAAAACTGACAGACAACCAGACATCCACCATGATAAAAGCAACAGCCCGCTCTGCCCCAGACAGACAGGAGGAGATCAGCCGCCTG GTGCGGAGTGCCAATTACGATGCTGATCCATTTGTCCAGGAGTTCCAGTTCCATATACGTGATGAGATGGCTCAGGTGACTGGCCGCGTCCTGCCGGCCCCCATGCTGCAATATGGCGGCAGGGTGAGCTCTGAACCCTTTATG AACCGCACGGTGGCCACGCCCAGTCACGGGGTGTGGGACATGAGGGGGAAGCAGTTTCACACCGGAGTGGAGATCAAGATATGGGCCATTGCCTGTTTCGCCACCCAGAGGCAGTGCCGTGAAGAGATTCTCAA GAGCTTCACTGACCAGCTGCGGAAGATCTCAAAGGATGCTGGGATGCCCATCCAGGGCCAACcatgtttttgtaaatatgccCAGGGTGCTGACAGTGTGGAGCCCATGTTCAGACACCTGAAGAATACGTACCTGGGCCTGCAGCTAATCATCGTAATCCTCCCTGGCAAAACTCCTGTCTATG CTGAGGTAAAGCGGGTCGGAGACACCCTCCTTGGCATGGCCACTCAGTGTGTCCAGGTGAAGAATGTAGTGAAGACCTCGCCGCAGACACTGTCCAACCTCTGCCTCAAGATCAATGTCAAGCTCGGAGGCATCAATAACATCCTAGTTCCTCACCAACG ACCCTCCGTGTTCCAGCAGCCTATCATCTTCCTTGGGGCTGACGTCACTCATCCTCCAGCAGGAGATGGAAAGAAGCCATCTATTGCAGCG GTGGTTGGTAGCATGGATGCCCACCCCAGCAGGTACTGCGCTACAGTGCGAGTCCAGAGACCCAGACAGGAAGTCATCCAAGACTTGGCGTCCATGGTGCGAGAGCTCTTGATCCAGTTCTACAAATCGACCCGCTACAAGCCAACCAGGCTTATCTTTTACAGGGACGGTGTGTCTGAGGGCCAGTTCAGACAG GTGCTATACTATGAGCTACTAGCTATCAGGGAGGCCTGCATCAGTCTGGAGAAGGAATACCAGCCTGGGATTACCTATATTGTTGTACAAAAACGACATCACACTCGTCTCTTCTGTGCCGATCGCAATGAGCGG GTTGGAAGAAGCGGAAACATTCCTGCAGGCACGACGGTGGACACAGACATCACTCACCCTTATGAATTTGACTTTTACCTCTGCAGTCATGCTGGAATCCAA GGCACAAGCAGGCCGTCCCACTATCACGTGTTGTGGGATGACAACTGTTTTACTGCCGATGAGTTCCAGCTCCTCACCTACCAGCTGTGCCACACCTACGTACGCTGCACGCGTTCTGTCTCCATCCCAGCACCGGCCTACTACGCCCACCTGGTGGCCTTCCGTGCACGCTACCACTTGGTGGACAAAGAGCATGACAG TGCGGAGGGCAGCCACATCTCAGGGCAGAGTAACGGCAGGGACCCCCAGGCACTGGCCAAGGCCGTGCAGATCCACCACGACACACTGAGGACCATGTACTTTGCCTGA
- the LOC129172900 gene encoding free fatty acid receptor 3-like produces MLSATHAVRVIGEPQSDGETDVSCLMVVSVSESAMLLLLLSVYIFTFLMGVPANILAFWTFCHKVRTRAAPIDILLLNLTISDLIFLAFLPFKMKEAVDNMAWLLPFPLCPFTGFVFYVTIYNSTLLLTAVGVERYLGVAYPLRYALCRRPRYAVVACVVFWVVTSMNLSIVYIMPYAQWWGNDKPPPTCYLNFTGAELKILLPVRLELFLVLFCIPFIICCFCYVNFILILSRLPNISRRRRLRAIGLALGTLIVFAVCFGPYNASHVVGFARRESGDWRNVALLSSTLNACLDPFIFYFSSAAVRSMLNHCFKNVMAKLHILKWG; encoded by the exons ATGTTAAGTGCGACACATGCAGTCAGAGTGATAGGAGAGCCGCAAAGCGATGGAGAGACTGATGTTTCATGTTTGATGGTGGTGAG TGTGTCAGAGAGTGCCATGCTGCTGCTTTTGCTGTCTGTCTACATCTTCACCTTCCTGATGGGGGTTCCCGCCAACATCCTGGCCTTCTGGACCTTCTGCCACAAGGTGCGCACCAGGGCGGCCCCCATAGACATCCTGCTCCTCAACCTCACTATCTCCGACCTCATCTTCCTGGCTTTCCTGCCTTTCAAAATGAAGGAGGCCGTTGACAACATGGCCTGGCTGCTGCCTTTCCCCCTGTGTCCCTTCACCGGCTTTGTCTTCTACGTCACCATCTACAACAGCACCCTGCTCCTCACGGCCGTGGGTGTGGAGCGCTACTTGGGGGTGGCCTACCCACTCAGGTACGCCCTGTGCCGCAGGCCTCGCTACGCCGTGGTGGCCTGTGTGGTCTTTTGGGTGGTGACCTCCATGAACCTGAGCATCGTCTACATCATGCCCTATGCCCAGTGGTGGGGGAATGACAAGCCTCCGCCAACCTGCTACCTGAACTTCACAGGGGCTGAGCTCAAAATCCTTCTGCCTGTACGCCTGGAGCTCTTCTTGGTCCTCTTCTGCATCCCCTTCATCATCTGCTGCTTCTGCTACGTCAACTTCATCCTCATCCTGTCCCGTCTCCCCAACATCAGCAGGCGAAGGAGGCTGCGCGCCATCGGACTGGCCCTGGGCACCCTCATAGTGTTCGCCGTCTGCTTCGGCCCTTATAACGCCTCCCACGTGGTGGGCTTTGCGCGTCGGGAGAGCGGAGACTGGAGAAACGTGGCGTTGCTGTCGAGCACCCTCAACGCCTGCCTGGATCCGTTTATCTTCTACTTCTCGTCGGCTGCCGTCAGGAGCATGTTAAACCACTGCTTTAAGAACGTCATGGCCAAGTTGCACATCCTGAAGTGGGGATGA